From Streptomyces griseorubiginosus, one genomic window encodes:
- a CDS encoding LysR family transcriptional regulator, translating into MDIRQLEYFLAIVDRGGFNRAASALYVSQPSLSQAVRALERDLGSELFHRIGRRAVLTEAGRALIEPAREAVRSLETARASVAAVHELREGRLDVASVPSQAVEPLTSLVSAFSHRYPGVSVAIKAAFTSRDVIDMVRTGAVELGLLASAGPFSDKEVVSHALGRQRFVLMVPADGPFAGRTAVECQELAGQRLIVGQPGTGMRAYVDALREQGIEFTVAAETEHRVSLMPLVLAGVGLAVVMDSWRDLARQLGARVLDIEPETSLDIALVSRRGSLSPAAAAFVTAALSVAGS; encoded by the coding sequence ATGGACATCCGGCAGCTGGAGTACTTCCTGGCGATCGTCGATCGCGGGGGGTTCAACCGCGCGGCCTCGGCTCTGTACGTCTCGCAGCCGTCGCTGTCGCAGGCCGTGCGGGCACTGGAGCGTGATCTCGGTTCCGAGTTGTTCCATCGCATCGGGCGTAGGGCAGTGCTGACGGAGGCCGGAAGGGCTCTGATCGAGCCGGCCCGGGAGGCCGTGCGGAGTCTGGAGACGGCGCGGGCGAGTGTCGCGGCGGTGCATGAGCTGCGTGAGGGGCGCCTGGACGTGGCATCCGTGCCGTCGCAGGCGGTGGAGCCGCTGACGAGTCTGGTGAGCGCGTTCAGCCACAGGTATCCCGGCGTCTCCGTGGCCATCAAAGCGGCGTTCACCTCGCGTGATGTGATCGACATGGTGCGCACGGGTGCCGTGGAACTGGGGCTCTTGGCGTCCGCCGGGCCGTTCTCCGACAAGGAGGTCGTCTCCCATGCGCTGGGGCGGCAGCGCTTCGTCCTGATGGTGCCGGCCGACGGCCCGTTCGCCGGCCGGACGGCAGTGGAGTGCCAGGAGCTTGCAGGACAGCGGCTGATCGTCGGGCAGCCGGGTACCGGGATGCGCGCGTACGTCGACGCGCTGCGGGAACAGGGCATCGAGTTCACCGTCGCCGCCGAGACCGAGCACCGGGTGTCGCTCATGCCTCTGGTACTGGCCGGTGTCGGCCTCGCCGTGGTCATGGATTCCTGGCGGGACCTCGCCCGGCAGCTGGGCGCCCGCGTCCTGGACATCGAGCCGGAGACCAGCTTGGACATCGCTCTCGTCAGCCGCCGCGGCAGCCTGTCGCCGGCGGCTGCCGCGTTCGTCACGGCCGCCCTTTCGGTCGCCGGCAGCTGA
- a CDS encoding aspartate aminotransferase family protein, whose product MTALSPHLRQATPVVAVRGEGVHLYGDDGRRYLDFTAGIGVTSTGHCHPKVVAAARDQVGTLVHGQYTTVMHQPLQRLVDKLGEVLPEGLDSLFFTNSGSEAVEAALRLARQATGRPNILVCHGGFHGRTVAAASMTTSGTRFRSGFSPLMSGVVVTPFPSAFRYGWDEETATRFALQELDHTLQTISSPADTAAVIVEPVLGEGGYVPATRAFLEGLRERADRHGFLLIFDEVQTGVGRTGRFWGHEHFGITPDILVTAKGLASGFPLSGIAASEELMAKAWPGSQGGTYGANAVACAAACATLDVVRDERLVENAEAMGKRLRQGLEAVADRTAGIGDVRGLGLMLATEFVTEDGSPDPETAARVQRAAVDQGLLLLLCGAWNQVVRMIPALVIDETAVDQGLQAWAAAVEAGTSGAARR is encoded by the coding sequence ATGACTGCACTGTCGCCGCACCTTCGCCAGGCCACGCCCGTGGTGGCGGTCCGGGGAGAGGGCGTCCACCTCTACGGTGATGACGGCCGCCGCTACCTCGACTTCACCGCCGGCATCGGCGTGACCAGCACCGGGCACTGTCACCCCAAGGTCGTGGCGGCTGCCCGGGACCAGGTGGGCACCCTCGTCCACGGCCAGTACACGACAGTCATGCACCAGCCGCTGCAGCGGCTCGTCGACAAGCTGGGCGAGGTCCTGCCCGAGGGGCTCGACAGCCTGTTCTTCACCAACTCCGGCAGCGAGGCGGTGGAGGCGGCGCTGCGGCTGGCCCGGCAGGCCACCGGTCGGCCGAACATCCTGGTCTGCCACGGTGGCTTCCACGGCCGTACGGTGGCCGCCGCCTCGATGACGACCTCCGGCACCCGCTTCCGGTCCGGCTTCTCCCCGCTGATGAGCGGTGTCGTCGTCACACCCTTTCCCTCGGCCTTCCGCTACGGCTGGGACGAGGAGACCGCGACACGGTTCGCCCTGCAGGAGCTGGACCACACACTCCAGACGATCTCCTCACCTGCTGACACGGCCGCCGTCATCGTCGAGCCGGTGCTTGGCGAGGGGGGTTACGTGCCCGCGACCCGCGCCTTCCTGGAGGGCCTGCGGGAGCGGGCCGACCGGCACGGCTTCCTGCTGATCTTCGACGAGGTGCAGACCGGAGTGGGCCGCACCGGCCGGTTCTGGGGACACGAGCACTTCGGCATCACGCCCGACATCCTCGTCACCGCGAAGGGCCTGGCCAGCGGGTTCCCGCTGTCAGGAATCGCCGCCTCCGAGGAGCTGATGGCCAAGGCGTGGCCCGGCTCGCAGGGCGGTACGTACGGCGCCAACGCCGTCGCCTGCGCCGCGGCCTGCGCCACCCTCGACGTCGTCCGCGACGAGAGGCTCGTCGAGAACGCCGAGGCGATGGGCAAGCGCCTTCGCCAGGGCCTGGAGGCGGTGGCCGACCGGACCGCAGGCATCGGCGACGTACGCGGCCTCGGCCTCATGCTCGCCACCGAGTTCGTCACCGAGGACGGCAGTCCGGACCCCGAGACCGCCGCCCGCGTGCAGCGTGCCGCCGTCGACCAGGGCCTGCTCCTTCTTCTGTGCGGCGCCTGGAACCAGGTCGTGCGGATGATCCCGGCCCTGGTGATCGACGAGACGGCGGTGGACCAAGGTCTGCAGGCATGGGCGGCCGCGGTGGAGGCCGGGACGTCGGGAGCGGCACGGCGATGA
- a CDS encoding PucR family transcriptional regulator, translated as MSEKPHTAARPVTDGPDASLAGPDMATAGHPLTVADVLTLPVLSAGQPQVVTGADLLDRAVRWVHMTELTDPASFLKGGELVLTTGMPLPEEPAGVRRYVNELADIGAAALVIELVRRYHRPPDALVHACEARGLPLVTLAKDVNFLEVTQVVHALILGNQAEEMRRTQRIHEAFTALTLRGAVPEEVVRAAAEMSGHTVVLENLAHQALICAPSAGTVEAALSDWERRSRATPPVGRTSVSGPGGWLVTSVEYQGESWGRVVMLPASSRPLTPSAFDPTAVTVLERAAMALTIARVIHAVPWERAAHRDLLRDLVGQRHHSPADADARVAALGLPTKDCGFVAVLADLPQETDATKCEVLLCEELRKQGTQALVGALGPTRLGILLPLRPGRPCPPVVEQLSRTVLGLAPGAIVSAGSEAAGLFDVARSFREAIRVTEATEPGQPLPPGRSYHKPSDIGLRRMLFALREDTRIQDFTERRLSRLLDHDARHGTDLLTTLRHYLDAAGNKTLAARSGSLSRETVYQRLRSIERILDCDLESGEHRTELHVALTALDVLRAR; from the coding sequence ATGAGCGAGAAGCCCCACACGGCCGCAAGACCCGTCACCGACGGTCCTGACGCCTCCTTGGCAGGCCCGGACATGGCCACCGCCGGCCATCCGCTCACCGTGGCCGACGTTCTGACCCTTCCCGTCCTGTCCGCCGGGCAGCCGCAGGTCGTCACCGGAGCAGACCTGCTCGACCGCGCCGTCCGATGGGTGCACATGACCGAGCTGACCGACCCCGCCTCCTTCCTCAAGGGCGGCGAGCTCGTACTGACCACCGGTATGCCCCTGCCGGAGGAGCCGGCCGGTGTACGCCGCTACGTGAACGAACTCGCCGACATCGGCGCGGCGGCCCTGGTCATCGAACTGGTCCGCCGCTACCACCGCCCGCCCGACGCCCTGGTCCATGCCTGCGAGGCCCGCGGGCTCCCCCTCGTGACCCTGGCCAAGGACGTCAACTTCCTTGAGGTCACACAGGTCGTCCACGCCCTCATCCTCGGCAACCAGGCCGAGGAGATGCGCCGGACCCAGCGCATTCACGAGGCGTTCACCGCCCTCACGTTGCGGGGCGCTGTGCCCGAGGAGGTCGTACGTGCCGCCGCCGAGATGAGCGGCCACACCGTCGTACTGGAGAATTTGGCCCACCAGGCACTGATCTGCGCGCCCTCCGCAGGCACGGTCGAGGCAGCGCTCAGCGACTGGGAACGGCGCTCACGAGCGACACCTCCCGTCGGCCGCACCTCCGTGTCCGGACCCGGCGGCTGGCTCGTGACGTCCGTGGAGTACCAGGGCGAAAGCTGGGGCCGAGTGGTCATGTTGCCCGCCTCTTCACGCCCTCTCACGCCCTCGGCATTCGACCCCACCGCTGTGACGGTCCTTGAGAGGGCTGCGATGGCCCTCACCATCGCCCGCGTCATCCACGCTGTGCCCTGGGAACGCGCCGCACACCGCGATCTCCTGCGCGACCTCGTCGGACAACGTCACCACTCTCCTGCGGACGCCGATGCCCGGGTCGCCGCACTGGGTTTGCCCACCAAGGACTGCGGCTTCGTGGCCGTGCTCGCGGACCTCCCTCAGGAGACCGACGCGACGAAATGCGAGGTACTCCTCTGCGAAGAGCTGAGGAAGCAAGGGACACAGGCCCTCGTCGGCGCCCTCGGCCCCACGCGCCTCGGCATCCTGCTGCCCCTGCGCCCCGGCAGGCCCTGCCCACCCGTGGTCGAACAACTCAGCCGCACCGTACTCGGGTTGGCGCCGGGGGCCATTGTCAGCGCAGGCAGCGAGGCGGCAGGCCTCTTCGATGTCGCCCGATCCTTCCGTGAGGCGATCCGCGTCACCGAAGCCACCGAGCCCGGCCAGCCGCTCCCGCCGGGACGCTCCTACCACAAGCCGTCCGACATCGGCCTGCGCCGCATGCTCTTCGCGCTCAGGGAGGACACCCGGATCCAGGACTTCACCGAGCGCCGACTCAGCCGACTCCTCGACCATGACGCCCGCCACGGCACGGACTTGCTGACGACCTTGCGCCACTACCTCGACGCGGCAGGCAACAAGACCCTGGCAGCCCGCTCCGGCAGTCTGTCCCGCGAGACCGTCTACCAACGTCTGCGCAGCATCGAGCGGATACTCGACTGCGATCTCGAGTCCGGCGAACACCGCACCGAACTACACGTGGCACTCACAGCGCTCGACGTCCTACGGGCCAGGTGA
- a CDS encoding ABC transporter substrate-binding protein produces the protein MTSLPSRRRLLATGAGAALGLGVAAASVTPAQAATGQAAAGRVESGGAEETRTLDELYQAALAEGGKLVIYAGGDISSQADGIRNGFKSRFPDIDLTVVVDYSKFHDVRVDNQFATDTLIPDVVQLQTVQDFVRWKQERRLLTYKPAGFSKLYAPFKDPHGAWVAVQVSAFSYMYGPAAVGSDIPSGPLDLADARWKGKIASSYPHDDDAVLYLYTLYVEKYGWDWLARLASQDLQFARGSYTPSAAVSSGQKAIGIGGSGAPLSTGPVKWVLPEEAPFMSWGQRAAILKQAKNPTAAKLYLNWRLSVEQQKAATNGWSVRTDVTPPTGLKPVWEYPNGNLDGFPRFMADRAAIERWKQTFALYFGEVKGDPSPGWLGLHPGA, from the coding sequence ATGACCAGCCTTCCCAGCCGACGCCGCCTGCTTGCCACCGGAGCGGGTGCCGCTCTCGGTCTCGGCGTCGCCGCTGCCTCCGTCACCCCCGCTCAGGCCGCCACCGGCCAAGCCGCTGCGGGCCGCGTGGAATCGGGCGGCGCCGAGGAGACCCGGACTCTTGACGAGCTCTACCAGGCAGCCCTCGCGGAGGGCGGCAAGCTCGTGATCTACGCCGGCGGTGACATCTCCAGCCAGGCGGACGGGATCCGCAACGGCTTCAAGAGCCGATTCCCGGACATCGACCTGACGGTGGTCGTCGACTACAGCAAGTTCCACGATGTCCGCGTCGACAACCAGTTCGCCACCGACACCCTGATACCCGACGTCGTACAGCTGCAGACCGTGCAGGACTTCGTGCGCTGGAAGCAGGAACGCCGCCTGCTCACCTACAAGCCGGCCGGTTTCTCCAAGCTCTACGCTCCGTTCAAGGACCCGCACGGCGCGTGGGTCGCCGTCCAGGTCAGCGCCTTCAGCTACATGTACGGTCCCGCCGCGGTCGGCTCCGACATCCCCAGCGGTCCGCTCGACCTGGCCGACGCCCGCTGGAAGGGGAAGATCGCCTCCTCCTACCCGCACGACGACGACGCGGTCCTCTACCTCTACACCCTCTACGTGGAGAAGTACGGCTGGGACTGGCTCGCTCGACTGGCCAGCCAGGACCTTCAGTTCGCCCGCGGCAGCTACACCCCGTCGGCGGCCGTCAGCAGCGGCCAGAAGGCCATCGGCATCGGCGGCTCCGGCGCGCCGCTGTCCACCGGGCCGGTCAAGTGGGTGCTGCCCGAGGAGGCGCCGTTCATGTCCTGGGGACAGCGGGCCGCGATCCTCAAGCAGGCCAAGAACCCCACCGCCGCCAAGCTGTACCTGAACTGGCGGCTCTCCGTCGAGCAGCAGAAGGCCGCCACGAACGGCTGGTCGGTCCGCACCGATGTCACCCCGCCGACCGGGCTGAAGCCCGTCTGGGAGTACCCCAACGGCAACCTCGACGGCTTCCCTCGCTTCATGGCCGACCGCGCGGCGATCGAGCGCTGGAAGCAGACCTTCGCCCTGTACTTCGGTGAGGTGAAGGGCGACCCCTCACCGGGCTGGCTGGGGCTGCACCCCGGAGCCTGA
- a CDS encoding nuclear transport factor 2 family protein has protein sequence MSAADNKALVVAFYEQAFNDYQPEQAAAAYLGETYTQHNPEAQDSPQAFVGYVHWLRGQFPDLRLDIKRVIAEGDLVVTHSNLHLKPGDRGMAVADFWRVADGKIVEHWDVIQEVPEKSANDNTMF, from the coding sequence ATGTCCGCAGCCGACAACAAGGCACTCGTCGTCGCGTTCTACGAGCAGGCCTTCAACGACTACCAGCCCGAGCAGGCCGCCGCCGCGTACCTCGGCGAGACCTACACCCAGCACAACCCCGAGGCGCAGGACAGCCCGCAGGCCTTCGTCGGCTATGTGCACTGGCTGCGCGGGCAGTTCCCCGACCTGCGCCTGGACATCAAGCGCGTGATCGCCGAGGGGGACTTGGTGGTCACCCACAGCAATCTGCACCTCAAGCCCGGCGACCGGGGCATGGCCGTCGCCGACTTCTGGCGCGTCGCCGACGGGAAGATCGTCGAGCACTGGGACGTGATCCAGGAGGTGCCCGAGAAGAGCGCCAACGACAACACCATGTTCTGA
- a CDS encoding nuclear transport factor 2 family protein, protein MSEFAASTAPADVVRRQYLASAAGDLDALRATLAPDVEWTEMAGFPLAGTYRTPDGVTAHVMEQLGKDWDGWTAHDDTYVVDGENVVVLARYTATNKATGKPIDVRVAHHFVVRGGLIVRFEQFVDTALVRDAMTA, encoded by the coding sequence ATGAGCGAGTTCGCCGCCTCCACCGCCCCCGCCGACGTCGTCCGCCGCCAGTACCTGGCCTCCGCCGCCGGCGACCTGGACGCCCTGCGCGCCACCCTCGCCCCCGACGTCGAGTGGACCGAGATGGCCGGCTTCCCCCTGGCCGGCACCTACCGCACCCCCGACGGCGTCACCGCCCACGTCATGGAACAACTCGGCAAGGACTGGGACGGCTGGACCGCCCACGACGACACCTACGTCGTCGACGGCGAGAACGTCGTCGTCCTCGCCCGCTACACCGCCACCAACAAAGCCACCGGCAAGCCCATCGACGTCCGCGTCGCCCACCACTTCGTCGTCCGCGGTGGACTCATCGTCCGCTTCGAACAGTTCGTGGACACCGCCCTCGTCCGCGACGCCATGACCGCCTGA
- a CDS encoding MBL fold metallo-hydrolase, with amino-acid sequence MSTLSFKVLDLDFPAGSKNKTATLVTGESEALLVDAGFTRADGHRLAAEILDSGKTLTTVFISHADPDFYFGAEVIADAFPDAVFLATPIVIEHIAHSYEGKLKAWAALGPNLPTRLVDLQPLTGDLTLEGHTFQLKGGPAGLPDRHYLWQAEHRALLGGVLLFQQEHVWVADTPTPESRTTWINLLDEMAALDPHLVVPGHRLPDTAADASAITATRDYLIAFEEELGKAADGATLTEALVARYPGNGMLIAAQIGAKVAKGEMKWG; translated from the coding sequence ATGAGCACTCTCTCCTTCAAGGTCCTCGACCTGGACTTCCCGGCCGGCAGCAAGAACAAGACCGCGACCCTGGTCACCGGTGAGAGCGAGGCGCTGCTGGTGGACGCGGGGTTCACCCGCGCCGACGGGCACCGTCTGGCCGCCGAGATCCTCGACTCCGGCAAGACACTCACCACCGTGTTCATCAGCCACGCCGACCCCGACTTCTACTTCGGCGCCGAGGTCATCGCCGACGCCTTCCCCGACGCCGTCTTCCTCGCCACCCCGATCGTCATCGAGCACATCGCCCACTCCTACGAGGGCAAGCTCAAGGCCTGGGCCGCGCTCGGCCCGAACCTGCCCACCCGCCTGGTCGACCTCCAGCCGCTCACCGGCGACCTCACCCTGGAGGGCCACACCTTCCAGCTCAAGGGCGGCCCGGCCGGACTGCCCGACCGCCACTACCTGTGGCAGGCCGAGCACCGCGCCCTCCTCGGCGGCGTCCTGCTCTTCCAGCAGGAACACGTCTGGGTCGCCGACACCCCCACCCCCGAATCCCGCACCACCTGGATCAACCTGCTCGACGAAATGGCCGCCCTCGACCCGCACCTGGTCGTCCCCGGCCACCGCCTGCCCGACACCGCAGCCGACGCCTCCGCCATCACCGCCACCCGCGACTACCTGATCGCCTTCGAAGAGGAGCTCGGCAAGGCCGCCGACGGCGCCACGCTCACCGAGGCGCTGGTGGCCCGCTATCCGGGCAACGGCATGCTCATCGCCGCCCAGATCGGCGCGAAAGTCGCCAAGGGCGAGATGAAGTGGGGCTGA
- a CDS encoding MarR family winged helix-turn-helix transcriptional regulator, translating into MNEQLVNDDDVTLFGLFVEAYSRIKPLVNRDLGIPQTWFEVLLRLGRTPGRQLRMTDLADAVSFSSGGFTRLADRMENEGLIRRAPDPADRRAALAVLTDKGGEALNHALTAHVSHLRNHLAGPLSAEDRRHLERILRTLRDANA; encoded by the coding sequence GTGAACGAGCAACTGGTGAACGACGACGACGTGACACTCTTCGGTCTCTTCGTGGAGGCCTACAGCCGTATCAAGCCCCTGGTGAACCGCGATCTCGGCATACCCCAGACCTGGTTCGAAGTGCTGCTGCGACTGGGCCGCACCCCCGGCCGTCAGCTCCGCATGACGGACCTGGCAGATGCCGTGTCCTTCAGTTCGGGCGGCTTCACCCGGCTCGCCGACCGCATGGAGAACGAAGGACTCATCCGCCGAGCCCCCGATCCTGCCGACCGACGAGCCGCACTCGCCGTACTGACCGACAAGGGCGGTGAGGCGCTCAACCACGCACTGACCGCCCACGTCTCCCACCTGCGAAACCACCTCGCCGGACCACTCTCAGCCGAGGACCGCCGCCACCTCGAACGCATCCTGCGCACGCTCCGCGACGCGAACGCGTAA
- a CDS encoding zinc-dependent alcohol dehydrogenase produces MKALCWEGVNKLAVEQVPDPVLRNDQDMVVRLIAGTTCGSDLHLIGGYIPFMRSGDVIGHEFVGEVVEVGTGVRRHAVGDRVVVCSFVGCGRCWYCTHDLWSLCDNTNTNPGIGQALFGADTGGIFGYSHAMGGLRGSHAEYVRVPFADHGAFKVPEGVDDTSALFVSDSVPTGWMGADLGGVQPGDVVAVWGCGAVGQMAARAAILLGAERVISIDRIPERLEMTERYVGSETIDYTATDVGAELRERTGGRGPDVCIEAVGMEAHSDSPVHLYDQVKQQLRLQTDRPTAVRQAIHACRKGGTVFVLGVFAGAVDKFPLGAVINKGLTVRGAQQHGQRYIPMLLDRLAAGDLSTAHLATHTVSLDEAPRAYDMFKQKTDGCVRAVIRPGG; encoded by the coding sequence GTGAAGGCGCTGTGCTGGGAAGGCGTGAACAAGCTCGCGGTGGAGCAGGTGCCGGACCCGGTCCTGCGCAACGACCAGGACATGGTCGTACGGCTGATCGCGGGCACCACCTGCGGTTCCGATCTCCATCTCATCGGCGGCTACATCCCGTTCATGCGCTCCGGTGACGTCATCGGGCACGAGTTCGTCGGCGAGGTCGTCGAGGTGGGTACGGGCGTGCGTCGGCACGCCGTGGGCGACCGGGTCGTCGTCTGCTCCTTCGTGGGCTGCGGCCGCTGCTGGTACTGCACCCACGACCTGTGGTCGCTGTGCGACAACACCAACACCAACCCCGGTATCGGACAGGCCCTGTTCGGCGCCGACACCGGAGGCATCTTCGGCTACTCGCACGCCATGGGCGGACTGCGCGGCAGCCACGCCGAGTACGTGCGTGTGCCGTTCGCCGACCACGGGGCCTTCAAGGTCCCGGAGGGCGTGGACGACACCAGCGCGTTGTTCGTGTCCGACTCGGTGCCGACCGGCTGGATGGGCGCCGACCTCGGCGGGGTCCAGCCGGGCGACGTGGTGGCCGTGTGGGGCTGCGGTGCCGTCGGCCAGATGGCGGCCCGCGCGGCGATTCTGCTGGGCGCGGAGCGGGTGATCTCCATCGACCGGATCCCGGAGCGTCTGGAGATGACCGAGCGGTACGTCGGCAGCGAGACCATCGACTACACGGCCACCGACGTCGGCGCGGAACTGCGCGAGCGCACCGGGGGCCGCGGCCCCGACGTGTGCATCGAGGCGGTCGGCATGGAGGCGCACAGCGACAGCCCGGTCCACCTCTACGACCAGGTCAAGCAGCAGCTCCGGCTGCAGACGGACCGTCCCACCGCCGTGCGGCAGGCGATCCACGCCTGCCGCAAGGGCGGCACGGTGTTCGTCCTGGGCGTCTTCGCCGGCGCCGTCGACAAGTTCCCGCTCGGCGCGGTCATCAACAAGGGGCTGACCGTACGGGGCGCCCAGCAGCACGGCCAGCGCTACATCCCCATGCTGCTGGACCGGCTGGCCGCCGGGGACCTGAGCACCGCGCACCTGGCGACCCACACCGTGTCGCTGGACGAGGCGCCCCGCGCCTACGACATGTTCAAGCAGAAGACGGACGGCTGTGTGCGTGCGGTCATCAGGCCGGGCGGCTGA
- a CDS encoding Rieske (2Fe-2S) protein, producing the protein MSDRRRHPRTRENRVLRLFDRLEREERPDPVIDALGAGVRSLPLGRGRDVLHGKWLGHPVHPLLVQVPIGSWLSAAVLDLRGDRSRAADLLVGVGLAAAAPAALTGAVDWAELQRPQMRVGLVHALSNTAAVGLYTASLACRATGRRRAGRTLGFLGLMAVGAGGMLGGHLAYRQAAGVNHAEAVPHLVTPGWHPIGALDDLPPGLPVRRSVDDVPLMVLRETDGAVHALADRCSHLAGPLSEGTVSEGCVQCPWHGSVFRLTDGLNVRGPAIAPQPAFEARVTEGQVEVRLRGQEADDTDGGEPERNLSEADHEHIH; encoded by the coding sequence ATGAGCGACCGACGACGTCATCCACGTACACGAGAGAACCGGGTCCTGCGGCTGTTCGACCGGCTGGAACGGGAGGAGCGGCCGGACCCGGTGATCGACGCCCTCGGAGCGGGGGTACGGTCCCTGCCGCTGGGGCGCGGCCGGGACGTGTTGCACGGAAAGTGGCTGGGGCATCCCGTCCACCCCCTGCTGGTGCAGGTGCCGATCGGCAGTTGGCTGTCCGCCGCGGTCCTCGACCTGCGCGGGGACCGCTCCCGTGCGGCGGACCTGCTGGTGGGCGTCGGTCTCGCCGCGGCCGCCCCCGCGGCCCTGACGGGCGCCGTGGACTGGGCGGAACTCCAGCGGCCGCAGATGCGTGTCGGACTGGTGCACGCGCTGTCCAACACGGCGGCCGTCGGCCTGTACACCGCCTCGCTCGCCTGCCGCGCCACCGGCCGCCGACGCGCGGGACGGACCCTGGGCTTCCTGGGCCTGATGGCCGTGGGAGCGGGCGGCATGCTGGGCGGCCACCTCGCCTACCGGCAGGCCGCCGGCGTCAACCACGCCGAGGCCGTACCCCACCTCGTCACGCCGGGCTGGCACCCGATCGGCGCGCTGGACGACCTCCCGCCAGGCCTGCCGGTGCGGCGCAGCGTGGACGACGTGCCGCTGATGGTGCTGCGGGAGACCGACGGGGCCGTCCACGCGCTCGCCGACCGGTGCAGTCACCTGGCGGGGCCGCTGTCCGAGGGGACGGTGTCCGAGGGCTGCGTCCAGTGCCCCTGGCACGGCAGCGTCTTCCGCCTCACGGACGGTCTGAACGTCCGCGGCCCGGCCATCGCGCCCCAGCCCGCCTTCGAGGCACGGGTCACCGAGGGGCAGGTCGAGGTGCGCCTGCGCGGCCAGGAGGCAGACGACACGGACGGCGGCGAGCCGGAGCGGAACCTGAGCGAGGCAGACCATGAGCACATCCACTGA
- a CDS encoding DUF1360 domain-containing protein, with translation MSTSTDTRLGRRAQAFLRRTSRTYAGTHERPLRGYLAAMTAFGAYTAGWATLVRLRGRPLPDRPQPWDVLLTSVATFRLSRLISKASVTSPLRAPFTTYVGPQGPAELHEEAQSETGKDTVGELMTCPFCMSVWVASTLTAGQLLWPRATRTAMGAAAALAGADALQLAYGALVGKTTDS, from the coding sequence ATGAGCACATCCACTGACACTCGCCTCGGCCGACGGGCACAGGCGTTCCTGCGGCGCACCAGCCGCACCTACGCGGGCACCCACGAGCGGCCCCTGCGCGGATACCTCGCGGCCATGACGGCGTTCGGCGCCTACACCGCGGGCTGGGCCACGCTCGTACGGCTCCGCGGGCGCCCCCTGCCCGACCGGCCGCAGCCCTGGGACGTGCTCCTGACCTCGGTGGCCACGTTCCGGCTGAGCCGGCTGATCAGCAAGGCGTCGGTGACCAGCCCGCTGCGCGCCCCCTTCACGACGTACGTCGGTCCGCAGGGCCCCGCCGAACTGCACGAGGAAGCGCAGTCCGAGACCGGCAAGGACACCGTGGGCGAGCTGATGACCTGCCCGTTCTGCATGAGCGTGTGGGTGGCGTCGACGCTGACCGCGGGCCAGCTGCTGTGGCCGCGCGCGACCCGCACCGCGATGGGCGCGGCGGCGGCGCTGGCCGGGGCCGACGCATTGCAGCTGGCGTACGGCGCCCTGGTCGGCAAGACCACCGACAGCTGA